AGATATTCAAATTTGTCCGGTCAGAAGTCAGACAGGCAACCGGAGGCGAACAAATCCCATGGACGTCTTCAAGTATGGAGGGGGATTTTTTCTTCACCCATTCAACAGTACCAAAAGTTAATATTCAGTTAGCTTCACCTGCACGCCCCCAGAAAGTCAGAACATCATCCAACCGCCTGAATTTTTTTACTGATAATTATACAGGAATAAAACTCGCCAAAATTTCTGCAGGATGCTTCATGATGGGCAGTTCATCATACGAAAAAAACGTACAGGCTGATGAAATTCCGCTGCACAGGGTATGCCTTGGCGAGTTCTATATTGGAACACATGAAGTAACACAGGGGCAGTGGACAAAAGTTATGGGGATCAATCCCTCAGCTTTTCAGGACTGCGGAGCAGACTGTCCGGTTGAGAATATCTCGTGGAACGACACTCAGGCATTTATCACCAAACTTAATAAGATAACCGGTAAAAACTTCAGACTACCCACTGAGGCAGAGTGGGAGTTTGCCGCAAAAGAACGTGGACAGATGCCGACCACCCCGCAGTCAATTGAAAAACTTGCATGGTACAAAAACAATGCAGAGAATAAAACACACAAAACCGGTGGCAAAGCTCCAAATTCACTGGGACTTTACGATACACTAGGTAATGTTCAAGAGTGGTGCTCAGACAACTACGAATTCGGCTATTACAGTTTTTCACCCCTTAACAATCCTCAGGGGGCTGAAGCAAGCCCCAGAAAAGTTTTACGCGGAGGCTCATGGGTTGGAGACAACAGTAAAGTCAGACTGACCAACCGCAGAGCTATTAATGCTGACGGAACAGGTCCATACATAGGTTTCAGGCTGGTCATGACCGATAATTAAATTTCATGTCTATTTTTATAATAAGGAGGGAACTATTTTGAAAAAATTAATTATGCTATTAGCTTTTGCGGTATTCATCATCTCAGGATGTGCCTCTACAAACAAAAGACCTTTTGTGGAAATCACAGATATTCCACAGGGGAGAGGCGTGGTTTACATATACATGCCACAAAAAAAGAATCTGCTTCAAACAGCAGAGGTCAGAGTCGATAATTCCGAAGCCATAGGTACATATGTAGGCAATATACTCAAGGGCACTTATATACCTTATATCGCACCTCTCGGCGAGAACCTGTTCAAAATAGGAAATAAGGCAATCAGCCTGAACGTTATAGAAAATGAAGCAAGCTTTATAAAGATTGAGTCATATAAAGTCTTCTTCAAAATGAACATTAAGCTGGCAGAAATAGACCCGTCTGCCGGATTTGTGCACATAAGAACAACTCAGCAGAGATAAATTAGGAGTAAAAACTATGAAAAGATTACTGTTGCTGGCCATAGCACTGACAATTCTGGCCGTGGGGTGCGGCCCTGTAAAGCAGACTGTCCCGACAAGGACAACAATAACCAAATACACTGTAGATACAGACTGTAAATAGGTCGGGAGAAAATTATGAAAAAAATACTAATTCTAATTACAATTGT
This window of the Denitrovibrio acetiphilus DSM 12809 genome carries:
- a CDS encoding caspase family protein; this translates as MFQKTAPVFLFIFYALFLTTPSSYADQRAISFTKDAAKEEKRIAVLIGNSNYNSAPLKNPVNDTRSLSSTLRSLGFKVHDYYDLSRDDIKRVSGLLSEKQNSGGTALFYYAGHGIQSAGNNYMIPVNADIKTESDLEFEAVSLDMVFAKMEQAGNRVNIVILDACRNNPFSRSYRTQIQGLATVSAPAGSFIAYATSPGKVAADGEGDNSIFTSSLINVLEKTQGIPIEQIFKFVRSEVRQATGGEQIPWTSSSMEGDFFFTHSTVPKVNIQLASPARPQKVRTSSNRLNFFTDNYTGIKLAKISAGCFMMGSSSYEKNVQADEIPLHRVCLGEFYIGTHEVTQGQWTKVMGINPSAFQDCGADCPVENISWNDTQAFITKLNKITGKNFRLPTEAEWEFAAKERGQMPTTPQSIEKLAWYKNNAENKTHKTGGKAPNSLGLYDTLGNVQEWCSDNYEFGYYSFSPLNNPQGAEASPRKVLRGGSWVGDNSKVRLTNRRAINADGTGPYIGFRLVMTDN